The region GAAGAGGAGTTTTACGCTCTTTAGTTTCATTCATTAAAGAAGCGATTTTTCCAATTTCAGTATTCATTCCAGTCCCAGTAACGAGGACATTTGCACGTCCATAAGTAACTAAGGAACTTGAATAGACCATATTGATTCGATCTCCAATAGGAAGTTCGTGATCGATGTCTATATCGGCTTTATCGATATTAGTCGATTCACCAGTTAAGGAACTTTCATTTACTTGGAGAGAAAAATTATCCAAAATTCTACCGTCAGCTGTGACCATGTCACCGGCTTCAAGGAGCATGATATCTCCTGGTACGACCTCGGTAGAATCAATTTCAATCTTTTCTCCGTTTCGTAAAACTTTCGCACTCGGCGAGGAAAGTGATTTTAGGGATGCTAGTGATTTTTCAGCTTTAACATGTTGAACGGTGCCTAATACAGCATTCAAAATCAAAACTGCAATGATTACTAATGTACTTTCTAATTCACCTGTGAAAGCTGAGATAACTGCAGCAATGATCAAAATAATGACCATCAAGTCTTTAAATTGCTCTAAAAAGACTTGAAAAACAGTTTTCTTTTTGCCTTCAACTAAAGCATTTTTACCGTATTTAGCAAGATTCTTTTCGGCTTGCTCAGCGGTAAGACCATTAGCGTCCGTTTTAAATTCTTTTAAAACTTCAGCTTTTGGCTGTAAGTAGTAGTCTTTCATAAAAACCTCCAGAAATTAGGTGAGTTCAGACAAAAAAGAGACTATGCCAAACTTAAAAAGCTTATGCATAGTCTCACCATTTAAATTTACAGCGGAAATTGCTTTCGTGATATGACGCCATAAATACAAATTATATTTGTAGGTTACTCCCTATATTGTATATAAATTTATATCATATTGTAGAGATTTGAGCAAGATGTTTTTTATATAACTGAAGGAAATTTCTGGAATTTCTTAAGGTTGAAATCGTTTGGGATATGTTTGTATTGATTACTACAATCTAGAATAGAGCAAAAAACTTCTATTTTTTTACGGTAGAAGTTTTTTTAGTATTCTTATTAATCTTTACTTTGATCCCAAATCTTTTTAGCGGCTGGGATTTTACCTAAATCAGTGATTTCATCTTTGTCTAACACAACTAAATTGTTAGGTCCTTGTGCTAGTTGGTTAAAACTATCTAAGCTTTGATTTCTGAAATAACCATCTCCGGCTTTATCAAGAGCTTGTTGTAATTTATCAATTCGATAAGCATCGGCATCAGCTTGAGTTTTTACTGCTTCAGCATTTGCTTTTGCAGTAGCAACGAGTGCATCATTCTTGGCTTTAGTAGTTAATTCAATATTTCTAGCTTCACCTTCCGCACGAGCAATAGCGGCAGTTTTTTCACGGTCAGCAGTTAACTGCTTATCCATGGCCTTTTGAATTTCTGGACTCGGGAGCAATTCATCAACGTTAACACGAACTACTTGAATTCCATAAATATCAGTTAAATCGCCAATTGCTTTTGATAGTTGAGCATTGATCTCACTAGTTGAACCCAATGCTTCATTTAATTCCATTCGTCCAATAATATCACGTAAATGACCACGGATTAACTGTACCATCGATTCAACGGAGTCAGTATTGTTGTAAAAATACTTGTATGCATCAGTGACAAGATAGTTTAAGGTTAAGCTGGTAGTGATTTCAGCATTATCCTTAGTGATAATACGATATTTAGAAATTTCTAAAGGCTGTAATGCTAAGCTTACTTTTCTTAAACTTTGGAAAATTGGCCAAATAAAGACTAAACCAGCTTTTACAGTTCTTGAGTATTTACCTAAAGTTTCAACTAAACCTACATAGTTTTGCGGTACGATCCGTAAGCCGCATAAAAAATAGATAAGAATTAATAAAATAATTACTCCTATAAAAACATACGTCATCCCTATAACCTCCATTAATTAAATTTAATGATATTATCCAATACTTTAAGCAAAAATGAAATATTATTTAATCATTTTTGTTGTATCAATAGTAACTTTTAAGCAATAACTTTATGTAAGCATAAAAAATACTACTCTATTTTTTCAGTAAAAATGCACGTACTTAGCGATCTATGCCGCTTAACTTGTATAATTTTGCATCTTAGTTTATCTTTTTGACCACTTAATAAAAATAGCTTGTAAATTAAAATCGGTGCAGTAACATTAAAATATAATAAATAATTAAAAGGGAGGGGCTAGGGATGAAGCTAAAGGGAATATTTAAAATAAATAAAGGTCGCTTTATTTTAATTTTTTTAATGATAATACTTGCTGCTGTAATTGATACCCTTTCTCAGTATTTGATGACACCGGCATTTAATAATTTAAAGAATTTAAATTTTTTAGGCTTTGTAATCTTTATTGCTTTATCAAGGCTCTGTGATATTTGCCGGTTATTATTGGGTTCTGGTTCGGACTACTTATACAGTAAACAAAGTCAAAGTTATTTACATCAAATAAGAAAAAAGATCAGCTTATATTTGTTTAAAAAGCAAATTGATGATACAGCATCAATTCAAAACAATTTAGCTGCTAACTTAGATCAATTAACTAGAAACTATTTAACGCCAATTAAAGCTGCCTTCTTATATGGGTTGATGGTTATTTTTTCAATAGTAGTGTTGTTTTCCTATAATTGGAGCTTAGTTTTATTAACGGTTATCCTAACTTTAGTCTCACTTTTATTGCCAAAGGTATTTGAAAATATGAGTTCAAATGCCACGATTGAAGTCACTAAAAGCAATGAAAAACTTTTAAAAGCAATTTCAAACTGGATTAATGGCTTAGATGAATTAAGAAGATATAGTAGTTTTAGAATTTATTCTGACTCCATGAATCAAGCAGCTGATGATTATAAAAAGGCGGCTATTCACCAAGGTGCGACAATTGCTATTGCGGACTTAGCTACCTCTATTGTTAATATAGGTGGACAGA is a window of Lactobacillus intestinalis DNA encoding:
- a CDS encoding SPFH domain-containing protein, with protein sequence MTYVFIGVIILLILIYFLCGLRIVPQNYVGLVETLGKYSRTVKAGLVFIWPIFQSLRKVSLALQPLEISKYRIITKDNAEITTSLTLNYLVTDAYKYFYNNTDSVESMVQLIRGHLRDIIGRMELNEALGSTSEINAQLSKAIGDLTDIYGIQVVRVNVDELLPSPEIQKAMDKQLTADREKTAAIARAEGEARNIELTTKAKNDALVATAKANAEAVKTQADADAYRIDKLQQALDKAGDGYFRNQSLDSFNQLAQGPNNLVVLDKDEITDLGKIPAAKKIWDQSKD